In Pseudomonas sp. MM213, a genomic segment contains:
- a CDS encoding arginase, with product MNILDLDHSLTAQTPIARLLDSGRAKRLDLLDLGPKLRLWSSERTWRRFAERLQQRPRHSGPQPEIFFVGSGDYHHLTPAFLTDLPAPVSLIHFDNHPDWVHFAPRRHCGSWVNQALKLPNVQRIVTLGPCSDDLQNPQLKGGNLSALKRGVLQLFPWQHPPSKVWGRVGDGAGHQQLENQLHWRNLAELDWPVFLDQLITSLPTEAVWITIDKDVLACEDAATNWDQGGMRLSHLLQAIRVLAANKRILGIDICGEYARPAFSNAFKRWEAKADQPPAERWSADDLLRNSATNQALIELFEELFP from the coding sequence TTGAACATTTTAGATCTCGACCACAGCCTGACTGCCCAGACCCCCATCGCACGGTTGCTCGACAGCGGCCGCGCGAAACGCCTGGACCTGCTCGACCTCGGCCCGAAATTGCGGCTCTGGTCCAGCGAACGCACCTGGCGCCGCTTCGCCGAACGCCTGCAACAACGTCCGCGCCACAGCGGCCCGCAACCGGAAATCTTCTTCGTCGGCTCCGGCGATTACCACCACTTGACCCCGGCTTTTCTCACTGACTTGCCGGCGCCGGTGAGCCTGATCCACTTCGACAATCACCCCGACTGGGTCCACTTCGCCCCGCGTCGACACTGCGGTTCGTGGGTCAACCAGGCGCTGAAACTGCCGAACGTCCAGCGCATCGTCACCCTCGGCCCGTGCAGCGATGACCTGCAAAATCCACAGCTCAAGGGCGGCAACCTCAGCGCCCTGAAACGCGGGGTCTTGCAGCTGTTTCCGTGGCAGCATCCGCCCTCGAAAGTCTGGGGCCGGGTCGGCGATGGTGCCGGGCATCAGCAACTGGAAAACCAGCTCCACTGGCGCAACCTCGCCGAGCTGGATTGGCCGGTGTTTCTCGATCAGTTGATCACCAGCCTGCCCACCGAGGCGGTGTGGATCACCATCGATAAAGACGTCTTGGCCTGCGAAGACGCGGCGACCAACTGGGATCAGGGCGGCATGCGCCTGAGCCATCTGCTGCAAGCGATACGCGTGCTGGCCGCGAACAAGCGGATCCTCGGCATCGACATCTGCGGCGAATACGCCCGCCCCGCCTTCAGCAACGCCTTCAAACGCTGGGAAGCCAAGGCCGACCAGCCGCCGGCGGAACGCTGGAGCGCAGACGATCTGCTGCGTAACTCGGCCACCAATCAGGCACTGATCGAGCTGTTCGAGGAGCTGTTCCCATGA
- a CDS encoding EamA family transporter, with translation MTLTVIVLVAFSIVLDVIGQLCFKLGLDRLPELEGGFRLNAFWGQVFNAPLLWCGIGAYVIEFFVWLEALSRAPLSLLFPAAALAYCGVVLAGKLILGETVSRRRWLGTLVITAGVMLVCVAHA, from the coding sequence ATGACCCTTACCGTGATTGTGCTGGTGGCGTTTTCCATCGTGCTGGACGTCATTGGTCAGCTCTGTTTCAAGCTCGGACTCGACCGTTTGCCGGAACTCGAAGGCGGTTTTCGCCTGAATGCATTCTGGGGCCAGGTGTTCAACGCGCCGCTGCTGTGGTGCGGGATCGGCGCCTACGTGATCGAGTTTTTTGTCTGGCTCGAAGCCCTCTCCCGCGCGCCGCTGAGCCTGCTGTTTCCGGCGGCGGCGCTGGCGTATTGCGGCGTGGTGCTGGCCGGCAAACTGATCCTCGGTGAAACCGTGAGTCGTCGGCGCTGGCTCGGCACTTTAGTGATTACGGCGGGCGTGATGCTCGTGTGTGTCGCCCATGCATGA
- a CDS encoding transporter, with protein sequence MIKGKTDWLHERLGTIVLWALLITFESAGQIATKVGGDQLGQMDFNLKWLMAVAVNPGVWLAIACYIGAFFVWMLILRRSSLSLAFPLSSLVFVGVLLGSWLGLGEQISVLHWVGVAVIMGGIALLAEGEET encoded by the coding sequence ATGATCAAAGGCAAGACCGACTGGCTGCATGAGCGCTTGGGCACCATCGTGCTGTGGGCGCTGTTGATCACTTTTGAAAGTGCCGGGCAGATCGCCACGAAGGTGGGCGGTGATCAACTGGGGCAGATGGATTTCAACCTGAAGTGGCTGATGGCAGTGGCGGTGAATCCCGGGGTGTGGCTGGCGATCGCCTGTTACATCGGGGCGTTTTTCGTGTGGATGCTGATATTGCGGCGCAGCAGCCTGTCGCTGGCGTTTCCGTTGAGTTCGCTGGTGTTCGTCGGGGTTTTGCTTGGGTCTTGGCTGGGGCTGGGCGAGCAGATCAGCGTGCTGCACTGGGTGGGGGTGGCGGTGATCATGGGGGGGATTGCGTTGCTGGCTGAAGGTGAAGAAACCTAG
- a CDS encoding MipA/OmpV family protein, with the protein MSRITVALFAALTCLSANVSADGITGEAGVGLSYQPHDPTGSRYETRPVPYLDLDWGDVSLSTDDGLTWDAFNASGFSAGPFLNYLPGRTSNGELQGLRDVPDMGEVGGFVQYAPADFWRVFASVGQAVGGRGGQGGVLGRLGGEVGYPLGGGVIGSSNLTAHFADARQNQTFFGVSADESQASGIRPYNAGGGLQNVALTQSFEFPLAPQWSLLTSASWIHLTGAAADSSIVKAVGDTHQGGVQAAVAYKFE; encoded by the coding sequence ATGTCGAGGATTACTGTTGCTCTATTCGCCGCGCTGACGTGCCTTTCGGCCAACGTTTCAGCAGACGGCATCACCGGCGAAGCAGGGGTTGGCCTCAGCTATCAGCCGCACGACCCAACCGGCAGCCGTTACGAAACCCGGCCCGTGCCGTACCTCGATCTGGACTGGGGCGATGTCAGCCTGAGCACCGATGACGGGCTGACCTGGGACGCGTTCAACGCAAGTGGCTTCAGCGCCGGGCCGTTCCTGAATTACCTGCCGGGACGGACCTCCAACGGTGAGCTGCAAGGCTTGCGCGATGTGCCGGACATGGGCGAAGTGGGCGGGTTTGTGCAGTACGCGCCGGCCGACTTCTGGCGGGTATTTGCTTCGGTTGGCCAGGCGGTGGGCGGGCGAGGCGGGCAGGGCGGGGTGTTGGGGCGGCTGGGTGGGGAGGTGGGTTATCCACTGGGTGGCGGGGTGATCGGCAGCTCAAACCTGACCGCGCATTTTGCCGATGCCCGGCAGAACCAGACGTTCTTCGGCGTCAGTGCCGACGAGTCTCAGGCCTCGGGGATTCGCCCGTACAACGCCGGTGGTGGCTTGCAGAACGTGGCGCTGACCCAGAGCTTCGAATTTCCCCTGGCGCCGCAATGGTCACTGCTGACGAGCGCGAGCTGGATTCACCTGACAGGGGCGGCGGCGGATAGCAGCATTGTCAAAGCGGTCGGGGATACCCATCAGGGTGGAGTGCAGGCGGCGGTGGCTTACAAGTTTGAATAG
- a CDS encoding HAD-IB family phosphatase yields the protein MIDWHIVCDFDGTITRTDVIDSILQRFADPSWEAIENEWLAGDIGSRECLSRQLSLVKATPSELLGFFDTVEIDQDFPDFVDHVIGLGASLEVVSDGIEQGIARILARNYVSLLPILANRLRQLDHDSWRIDFPHASDACRAASGNCKCKSTPSAKRVLVIGDGQSDMCVAATADFVFAKDRLAEHCERNGIAYARFDSFAELPALLALLPSANAANATSFNVETQELLHHV from the coding sequence ATGATTGACTGGCATATCGTGTGTGATTTCGACGGGACCATCACCCGCACCGACGTGATCGACAGCATCCTCCAACGGTTCGCCGACCCGAGCTGGGAAGCGATCGAAAACGAGTGGCTGGCGGGCGACATCGGTTCCCGTGAATGCCTCAGCCGCCAGCTCTCGCTGGTCAAGGCCACACCCTCCGAGCTGCTCGGGTTCTTCGACACGGTCGAGATCGACCAGGACTTCCCCGACTTCGTCGACCACGTAATCGGCCTCGGCGCCTCCCTCGAAGTGGTCAGCGACGGCATCGAACAAGGCATCGCACGGATCCTGGCGCGCAACTACGTCAGCCTCTTGCCGATCCTCGCCAATCGCTTGCGCCAACTCGATCACGACAGTTGGCGCATCGACTTCCCCCATGCCAGCGACGCCTGCCGCGCCGCCTCCGGCAACTGCAAATGCAAATCCACCCCCAGCGCCAAACGGGTGCTGGTGATCGGCGACGGCCAGTCCGACATGTGCGTGGCCGCCACCGCCGATTTCGTGTTCGCCAAGGATCGCCTGGCCGAGCACTGCGAGCGCAACGGCATCGCTTACGCACGCTTTGACAGCTTCGCCGAACTGCCTGCGTTGCTGGCCTTGCTGCCAAGCGCCAACGCCGCCAACGCCACCTCTTTCAACGTTGAAACACAGGAACTCCTCCACCATGTCTGA
- a CDS encoding aspartate aminotransferase family protein has product MSDIRIATAEDQILLDKEAKYCSYGDTVHYIDPPRIFSRCEGSYVWDTEDQAYLDLQMWYSAVNFGYANPRLNNALKQQIDTLPQIASQYLHKGKIELSEMIAVDAKKFGLDGRVHFNVGGSQSIEDSLKVVRNATNGKSLMFAFEGGYHGRTLGASSITSSYRYRRRYGHFGERANFIPFPYHFRGPKGMTKEEYGSHCVQQFARLFETEYNGVWDPKVGQSEYAAFYVEPIQGTGGYVIPPMNFYSELKHVLDQHGILMVVDEIQMGFYRTGKLWSIEHFDVKPDVIVFGKALTNGLNPLGGIWAKEELINPKIFPPGSTHSTFASNPLGTAVGLEMFKMTSEVDYGAMVMNKGKYFLEGLKDLQKRYPIIGDVDGLGLALRCEICGPDGFTPDKATLDFMVEEGMKGDIEIDGKRLGLILDVGGYYKNVITLAPSLEISYPEIDLGIALLDRLLHRAMTR; this is encoded by the coding sequence ATGTCTGATATTCGAATCGCTACTGCAGAAGACCAGATCCTCCTGGATAAAGAAGCCAAATACTGCTCCTACGGCGACACCGTTCACTACATCGACCCGCCGCGTATCTTCAGCCGATGCGAAGGCTCCTACGTCTGGGACACCGAAGACCAGGCCTACCTCGATTTGCAAATGTGGTACTCGGCGGTCAACTTCGGTTACGCCAACCCGCGCCTGAACAATGCGCTGAAACAGCAGATCGATACCCTGCCGCAGATCGCCAGCCAGTACCTGCACAAAGGCAAGATCGAGCTCTCGGAAATGATCGCGGTCGACGCGAAAAAATTCGGCCTCGACGGTCGCGTGCACTTCAACGTCGGCGGGTCGCAGTCCATCGAGGACTCGCTGAAAGTCGTGCGTAATGCCACCAACGGCAAGAGCCTGATGTTCGCGTTCGAGGGCGGTTACCACGGGCGCACACTCGGCGCGTCGTCGATCACCTCCAGCTACCGCTATCGCCGCCGCTACGGCCACTTCGGCGAGCGCGCCAATTTCATCCCGTTCCCGTATCACTTCCGTGGCCCGAAAGGCATGACCAAGGAAGAATACGGCAGCCATTGCGTGCAGCAATTCGCCCGCCTGTTCGAGACCGAATACAACGGCGTCTGGGACCCGAAAGTCGGCCAGAGCGAATACGCCGCGTTCTACGTCGAGCCGATCCAGGGCACCGGCGGCTACGTGATTCCGCCGATGAACTTCTACAGCGAACTCAAGCATGTGCTCGACCAGCACGGCATTCTGATGGTGGTCGACGAAATCCAGATGGGCTTCTATCGCACCGGCAAGCTGTGGTCGATCGAGCACTTCGACGTAAAACCCGACGTTATCGTCTTCGGCAAAGCGCTGACCAACGGCCTCAACCCGCTGGGCGGCATCTGGGCGAAAGAAGAGCTGATCAACCCGAAAATCTTCCCGCCAGGCTCGACCCACTCGACGTTCGCCTCCAACCCGTTGGGCACGGCGGTGGGCCTGGAAATGTTCAAGATGACCAGCGAAGTCGACTACGGCGCGATGGTCATGAACAAGGGCAAGTACTTCCTCGAAGGCTTGAAAGACTTGCAGAAACGCTACCCGATCATCGGCGACGTCGACGGCCTGGGCCTGGCGCTGCGCTGTGAAATCTGCGGCCCGGACGGTTTCACGCCAGACAAGGCCACGCTCGATTTCATGGTCGAAGAAGGCATGAAGGGCGACATCGAAATCGACGGCAAACGCCTGGGCCTGATTCTCGACGTGGGCGGTTACTACAAGAACGTCATCACCCTCGCGCCGTCGCTGGAAATCAGCTATCCGGAAATCGATTTGGGCATCGCCCTGCTCGACCGCTTGCTGCATCGGGCGATGACACGATGA
- a CDS encoding alpha/beta hydrolase: protein MNEQEIDMGEGSAGFVLGSGEVAVLLIHGLTGTPTELRRVAIGLAKAGCTVYVPTLAGHCGDNADLQATGWRDWYESARNTFIGVRRKHEHVFVGGLSMGAVLSMYLAAEHPGQIEGLLLYSTTLRYDGWNMPKVAVLTPLLMAIPFGVHLCRFNEKSPFGIKDERLRAIVERQMKAGESSNAGLLTMSGVSVRELHRLVAAVKKRMPQITTQTLVLHSREDDITSRWNADYVERKLGGPVVKVLLDDCYHMITVDLQYRRVVELSADFIQQRFIQQRCAPKPMRQDYRQLA from the coding sequence ATGAACGAGCAAGAGATCGACATGGGCGAAGGCAGCGCCGGTTTCGTTCTCGGCAGCGGGGAGGTCGCGGTGTTGTTGATCCACGGCCTCACCGGCACCCCGACCGAGTTGCGTCGGGTCGCCATCGGCCTGGCCAAGGCGGGTTGCACGGTGTACGTGCCGACGCTGGCCGGACACTGCGGAGACAACGCCGACCTACAAGCCACCGGTTGGCGTGACTGGTACGAGAGCGCACGCAATACCTTCATCGGTGTGCGGCGCAAACACGAGCACGTGTTCGTCGGCGGTTTGTCGATGGGCGCGGTGCTGTCGATGTACCTCGCCGCCGAGCATCCGGGGCAGATCGAAGGCTTGTTGCTGTATTCGACGACCCTGCGTTACGACGGCTGGAACATGCCCAAAGTCGCCGTGCTCACGCCGTTGCTGATGGCGATTCCGTTTGGCGTGCACCTGTGCCGCTTCAACGAAAAATCACCTTTCGGCATCAAGGACGAACGCTTGCGAGCAATCGTCGAGCGGCAGATGAAGGCTGGCGAGAGCAGCAATGCCGGGCTGCTGACCATGTCCGGGGTGAGTGTCCGGGAACTGCATCGACTGGTGGCGGCGGTGAAAAAACGCATGCCGCAGATCACCACGCAAACGCTGGTGCTGCACTCGCGCGAAGACGACATCACCAGCCGCTGGAACGCCGATTATGTGGAACGCAAACTCGGCGGTCCGGTGGTGAAGGTGCTGCTCGACGACTGCTACCACATGATCACCGTCGACCTGCAATACCGCCGCGTGGTGGAGCTGAGCGCGGACTTCATCCAGCAACGTTTCATTCAACAGCGCTGCGCCCCCAAACCCATGCGCCAGGACTATCGGCAACTGGCCTGA
- a CDS encoding GNAT family N-acetyltransferase, with translation MITALAFSTIEAIDRDAWNVCFPAELEDWNYYRAVERAGIADFQWRYLALYEDEVLIAAAVAFTTAYSLDTTVQGLGKRISERLRGVWPGLFDVRLYALGSPVAEQCHVGTAPHIDADRRVDLLQQLLRLARHDADQAGVGLLAVKDASHRDPQWLQVCQDAGLQSMPGLPSAELPIRFGSVDAYLGTLGKSTRKDLRRTLRGQGPRIEWRRSVDDLLPRMMALYEATLSRSDLTFERLPPGYFRQVLEHLDERAACVLYWVGEELVAFNLVLFDEQRLVDKFFAHDLARTREHNLYVRSWLANVDYCIEHGIPIYACGQAGYASKLRLGCSFTGNTVFFRHRNRLLDSLLRVVKLFIRPDRSDPAMAAAISEQQ, from the coding sequence GTGATCACAGCCCTTGCCTTTTCGACGATCGAGGCCATCGACCGCGATGCCTGGAATGTCTGTTTCCCTGCCGAGCTGGAGGATTGGAATTACTACCGGGCGGTTGAACGGGCCGGCATCGCAGACTTTCAATGGCGCTATCTGGCGCTGTACGAAGACGAGGTACTGATCGCGGCGGCCGTGGCGTTCACCACCGCTTACTCGCTGGACACCACGGTTCAGGGGCTGGGCAAACGCATCAGCGAACGGCTGCGCGGTGTGTGGCCGGGGCTGTTCGATGTGCGCCTGTATGCCCTCGGTTCGCCGGTGGCCGAGCAGTGCCATGTCGGGACCGCGCCACACATCGACGCGGACCGGCGCGTGGACCTGCTTCAGCAATTATTACGGCTGGCGCGCCACGATGCCGATCAGGCCGGGGTCGGTTTGCTGGCCGTCAAGGATGCCTCTCACCGCGACCCGCAATGGTTGCAGGTGTGTCAGGACGCGGGTCTGCAAAGCATGCCCGGCCTGCCCAGCGCCGAGCTGCCGATCCGTTTTGGCTCGGTGGACGCCTACCTCGGCACGCTCGGCAAATCCACCCGCAAAGACCTGCGCCGCACCCTGCGTGGCCAGGGGCCGCGCATCGAATGGCGGCGCTCGGTCGATGACCTGCTGCCGCGCATGATGGCGCTTTACGAGGCCACGCTGAGCCGCAGCGACCTGACCTTCGAACGCCTGCCGCCCGGCTACTTCCGCCAGGTCCTGGAACACCTCGATGAACGTGCCGCGTGCGTGTTGTATTGGGTCGGCGAAGAGCTGGTGGCGTTCAACCTTGTGCTGTTCGACGAACAGCGACTGGTCGACAAGTTCTTCGCCCACGACCTGGCCCGGACCCGTGAACACAATCTCTACGTGCGCAGCTGGCTGGCCAATGTCGACTACTGTATTGAGCACGGCATTCCGATCTACGCGTGCGGCCAGGCCGGTTATGCCAGTAAGCTGCGCCTGGGTTGCTCGTTTACCGGCAACACCGTGTTTTTCCGCCATCGCAACCGCTTGCTCGACAGCCTGTTGCGCGTGGTGAAACTGTTTATCCGACCGGACCGTTCCGACCCTGCCATGGCCGCCGCGATCAGCGAGCAGCAATAA
- a CDS encoding sensor histidine kinase — MTKDSRTNARPFALSGWSLQRKLVLAFWLVSVIPTMIAAELAATTLSQIFDSNVRIWLQESTKIVEDEISEILRDNARVAQLFLRYTRPPTDRLANKHDKLTTDIADSMGIDVVALVRASDHKVVFSTAADDIVRQISTAPKAVLQTLQVGGVATGTVVSTFETDQDGVEYKLVIATYLDNSFLTSVADVHSLDLRLYLAKANDFSEIFSTQRFEDHPAAVPEKIEQILRSTKQPIEQFTNRYSGIYRPILNENGELQGVIFSGLLRHTSLVGLVNQSNLFILIFLLSSAASLAVGWLVSQRLTKPLRGLSKGVQAVIAGDYRQRLPVTGGDELAELSSTFNHMSERLGELQHLESQLRRRDRLHALGEVAMGLAHEIRNPLGIIKTATQLLHRRADLPETDKRHLEYVVSEVSRINDLITDFLDFAKPSAPMRSTQLARPLVDELVGFCAPELASHNIDVQVEDQSPTATLYADARQIKQAGLNLIVNAIDAMPDGGRLTLGISSDRHYTVISISDTGQGIEPDMLERIFTPFVTTKASGTGLGLAKVFSIMESHDGRIECVSEKDAGATFTLYIPANGEDFDEGSDDT, encoded by the coding sequence ATGACCAAAGACTCACGCACCAACGCTCGACCTTTCGCCCTCTCCGGCTGGAGCCTGCAGCGCAAACTGGTGCTGGCGTTCTGGCTGGTCAGCGTCATTCCGACGATGATCGCCGCCGAACTGGCGGCCACCACGCTGTCGCAGATTTTCGACAGCAACGTGCGCATCTGGCTGCAGGAATCGACCAAGATCGTCGAGGACGAGATCAGCGAAATCCTGCGCGACAACGCCCGGGTCGCGCAGCTGTTCCTGCGTTACACGCGCCCGCCCACCGATCGGCTGGCGAACAAACACGACAAGCTGACCACCGACATCGCCGACTCCATGGGCATCGACGTCGTGGCGCTGGTGCGCGCCAGCGATCACAAAGTGGTGTTCAGCACCGCCGCCGACGACATCGTCCGCCAGATCAGCACCGCGCCCAAGGCGGTGCTGCAAACCCTGCAAGTCGGTGGCGTGGCGACCGGCACGGTGGTCTCGACCTTCGAAACGGATCAGGACGGCGTCGAGTACAAACTGGTGATTGCCACCTACCTCGACAACAGTTTCCTCACCAGCGTGGCTGACGTGCACTCGCTGGACCTGCGCCTGTATCTGGCCAAGGCCAATGACTTCTCGGAGATTTTTTCCACCCAGCGCTTCGAGGATCACCCGGCGGCCGTACCGGAAAAAATCGAACAGATCCTGCGCAGCACCAAACAACCGATCGAACAGTTCACCAACCGCTACAGCGGCATCTACCGGCCGATCCTCAACGAAAACGGCGAGCTGCAAGGGGTGATTTTCAGCGGCCTGTTGCGCCACACCAGCCTGGTCGGGCTGGTCAATCAGAGCAACCTGTTCATCCTGATTTTCCTGCTCAGCTCGGCGGCGTCCCTGGCGGTCGGCTGGCTGGTGTCGCAGCGCCTGACCAAGCCGTTGCGCGGGTTGTCCAAAGGCGTACAAGCGGTGATCGCCGGGGATTATCGCCAACGCCTGCCGGTCACCGGCGGCGACGAACTGGCGGAACTGAGCAGCACCTTCAACCACATGAGCGAACGCCTCGGCGAGTTGCAGCATCTGGAATCGCAACTGCGTCGGCGTGACCGCCTGCATGCGCTGGGCGAAGTGGCGATGGGCCTGGCCCATGAAATCCGCAACCCGCTGGGCATCATCAAAACCGCCACGCAACTGCTGCACCGACGCGCCGATTTGCCCGAGACCGACAAGCGTCATCTGGAATACGTGGTCAGCGAAGTCAGCCGGATCAACGACCTGATCACCGACTTCCTCGACTTCGCCAAACCCAGCGCACCGATGCGCTCGACCCAACTGGCCCGCCCGCTGGTGGATGAACTGGTTGGCTTCTGCGCGCCGGAGCTGGCCAGCCACAACATCGATGTACAAGTCGAAGATCAATCGCCCACCGCGACGCTTTACGCCGACGCGCGGCAAATCAAGCAGGCCGGCCTGAACCTGATCGTCAACGCCATCGACGCCATGCCCGACGGCGGGCGGCTGACCCTGGGCATCAGCAGCGACCGGCACTACACGGTGATCAGCATCAGCGACACCGGCCAAGGCATCGAACCGGACATGCTCGAACGGATCTTCACACCGTTCGTCACCACCAAGGCCTCGGGCACCGGGCTGGGTCTGGCCAAGGTGTTCTCGATCATGGAGAGTCATGACGGGCGCATCGAATGCGTCAGTGAAAAAGATGCCGGGGCCACATTCACCCTGTACATTCCGGCCAACGGTGAAGACTTCGACGAGGGCAGCGATGACACATAA
- a CDS encoding sigma-54-dependent transcriptional regulator produces the protein MTHNVLVVDDEPKLCDLLASALSQNGIVVFTAGNGLHALKVLECEDIDLVISDWRMPGMDGPQLLAEIKSRFPQLPVIVMTAYSTVKNAVQSMRNGAFDYIAKPFDIDELDITVNKALQFRDILKDNQRMRAELDEHRQIDSLIGDSPSFRRVLHAIDSVRESNATILLTGESGTGKEMVARAIHTHGNRADKPFVAVNCAAIPEGLLESEMFGHRKGAFTGAVADRVGRFQQADKGTLFLDEIGEMPLALQAKILRALQERVIEPVGDPRERKVDVRVIAATNKNLLDAVANKEFREDLYYRLNVFPIPLPALRERVEDIAPLARHFAHTLGAAAGKRFSGFSAQALQAMARYSWPGNIRELQNCVERATIVASGAVIEEEDLPAYLFASSANGGGTLIAEGSVPADLEAALAEVEKTYILAALAQSNGVQAAAAQLIGISERSFWYRLKKLGIHVDKIVR, from the coding sequence ATGACACATAACGTACTGGTGGTCGACGACGAGCCCAAGCTCTGCGACCTGCTGGCCTCGGCGCTCAGTCAGAACGGCATTGTGGTGTTCACCGCCGGCAACGGCCTGCACGCGCTCAAGGTGCTGGAGTGCGAAGACATCGACCTGGTGATCAGCGACTGGCGCATGCCCGGCATGGACGGCCCGCAACTGCTGGCAGAAATCAAAAGCCGTTTTCCGCAGTTGCCGGTGATCGTCATGACCGCCTACAGCACGGTGAAAAACGCCGTGCAGTCGATGCGCAACGGCGCCTTCGACTACATCGCCAAGCCGTTCGACATCGATGAGCTGGACATCACCGTCAACAAGGCCCTGCAATTTCGCGACATCCTCAAAGACAACCAGCGCATGCGCGCCGAGCTCGACGAGCACCGGCAGATCGACAGCCTGATCGGCGACAGCCCAAGCTTTCGGCGGGTGCTGCACGCCATCGACTCGGTGCGCGAAAGCAACGCGACCATTCTGCTGACCGGCGAAAGCGGCACCGGCAAGGAAATGGTCGCCCGGGCGATCCACACCCACGGCAATCGCGCCGACAAACCTTTTGTCGCGGTGAACTGCGCGGCAATCCCCGAAGGGCTGCTGGAAAGCGAAATGTTCGGCCACCGCAAAGGCGCGTTTACCGGCGCGGTGGCGGATCGCGTCGGGCGTTTTCAGCAGGCCGACAAGGGCACGCTGTTTCTCGATGAAATCGGCGAAATGCCGCTGGCCTTGCAGGCAAAAATCCTTCGGGCCTTGCAGGAGCGAGTGATCGAACCGGTGGGCGATCCCCGCGAGCGCAAGGTCGATGTACGGGTGATCGCGGCGACCAACAAGAACCTGCTGGACGCGGTGGCCAACAAGGAGTTTCGCGAAGACCTCTACTACCGCCTCAACGTCTTCCCGATTCCGCTGCCGGCCCTGCGCGAACGGGTTGAAGACATTGCGCCGCTGGCCCGGCATTTCGCCCATACGCTGGGGGCTGCGGCCGGCAAACGTTTCAGCGGTTTCAGCGCGCAGGCGTTGCAGGCCATGGCCCGGTATTCATGGCCAGGGAATATTCGCGAACTGCAGAACTGCGTGGAACGGGCGACCATTGTCGCCTCGGGCGCGGTGATTGAAGAGGAAGACCTGCCGGCGTATCTGTTCGCTTCGAGTGCCAACGGCGGCGGCACTTTGATCGCTGAGGGCAGCGTGCCGGCAGACCTGGAAGCGGCGCTGGCCGAGGTGGAAAAAACCTACATTCTGGCGGCGCTGGCACAGAGCAACGGCGTGCAGGCAGCGGCGGCGCAGTTGATCGGGATTTCCGAACGCAGCTTTTGGTATCGGTTGAAGAAGCTGGGGATTCATGTGGACAAGATTGTGCGCTGA